Part of the Henckelia pumila isolate YLH828 chromosome 2, ASM3356847v2, whole genome shotgun sequence genome is shown below.
AGAAatgacagatttgggacttttgtactcaaaagacaccaatcaaagtatcattggttatgttgatgctggatatttatctgatccacataaagcacgttcccaaaccggatatgtatttactcgtggaggcaccgcaatttcttggcgttcacaaaaacaaacactcgtaacaaatTCATaaaatcacgctgagattattgcgctacatgaagcaagccgtgaatgtgtttggctaaaatcaatgataCAACGTATCCAaatttcttgtggattatcagtagacaagaagcatgTAACGCTATaagaagataatgctgcatgtattgttcaaatgaaagaatgatacatcaaaagtgacagaaccaaacatatcccccaaagttctttgccaaCACTCATGAACTTGAGAAGAACAAAGATATTGATAtttgttacattcaatcaagtgagaactcatcagatctcttcacaaaggcacttcctacgacaatattcagaaatcatatatataacattgggatgcgcaatctacggaatatgtgaagaatcacttgtgttaacatgagggggagtttacgtggctgcacttttttttcttgctatggtttttatcccactgggtttttcctaataaggtttttaacgaggcagtacaAAAATACGTAAtaaagacagtcatcatatcacgatcatcatcacaagggggggtgttgaaaatatgttattattattattattattattattattattattattattattattattattattattatttaaagttgaatgttgaatgttgaatattgagttgtaaaatgtgaaaaattagtgtgtgatgatatagatgatgatgtattaatatttggactaatctccaaatgagatctataaataagtctcttcatttgtgtagaaaaacacaattgagttgagagaaaaattttacaaattgtagaatttgatatattttgagttttggggtttttactttttaccatatatttttactttttcacaacactaacatatattttaaacatgttaaaaattttaaattgtacacatttttttaattaaaaaataaaaaatgtaaattttacaCACATGTAACAAATGTACTCCGGTGGGAAGTTCCACTTATACGCAGCAACATTACTCCTGCAAATGTGAGAATGTATTTGTAAAAGTTGACACTCAAGGATCTGAGAACGACGTTTCTAGAGAGATCGAAATTGAAGAAATTGGTCTAATATTTGTTACACATATGTGAGATTTGGTTAGATTTTGTAAGATTTGGAACGATgggattgaaattaaatatttaattgtcaAGGGATAAAATggtcaagaaattaaaaaacaagattttattaatatctataaatactatcgaacaaaaacaaaaattatcaCAACTGTTACTTATCCTTTACTTTATCAATCCTAATATATATTCATTAATAATTTCATCACTTAAGtgttatatattatatagtCATAGTATAAACCAATCgaattcatttttaaaaaacccATCTACGTAGAATTTATAAGGTCATCTCCAACCCATATCCTCTATTTTTCATCTTCTATCCTATGAAATAGATATTTGTGATCTCTATTTTTCAAAACCTTCTCCAACTCATATCCTCTATATATTACCAAATACtcctttttaatatttttttttcttttacaacacacacatatataatttaataattatataatatatctttCAACTAAATTATTTCGATTAGTTGATTCAACTAAAAATCgtgtaatatattaataattatgtattatattattaagcacaaaatctaaaaatttatttgactcgattttttttaaaaaaaaacatttatttggtcattaaattacatacaacacaaaacaataaaattgcAAGCAATACAAAACATTAATTGTAcggacataaaaataaaaattaacatAAACGTAAATGACGCATAAAGGTTTAAAGAACAACACACCAATTGATCATTACAAATACTAATATTCCGAATTACTGTACTTCTCCCACAAATGGTCGATAAGAGCATCCCGAAATACATAGTGATCCGACTTATCTTTTATTTGAAGATGCTGTGCAAGAAATTCTTGAAATCGGACATGCTCATCATGTGCCATTTCAACATATGGGGTGGGTTCTTCACGATAATCTATGATTGACACATAGCTATCCCGTAAGATCATTTATACTTTAATCTAGACCGTTGAACCAGATTTGTTATAAAAAATTGTTGGGCTATAAATACAAGTGTCATTCGTAGCATTGACATATATCATATACATTAAATAATCATTTACGATCGAATGACTTCATCTAAACGTGGTGTTGCTTTCTCAATCGAGGAGGATGAACTCCTTGTCACGGCGTATCTTGACGTCTCCCAAAATCCAATAATTGGTTTAAACCAATCACGAAATACGTTGTGGTCGCGAGTTGCAGCAACCTGCAATGAACAACTCACTGGTAACTCGACAGAACCTCGTACAACTAAGGCCCTTCAATGCCGTTGGTTTAACATAAacaagattgttctaaactttAGTTCATGCGTTAGCCAGGTGGAACATAGCCGTCCAAGTGGTGCTTCTGAGAAAGACATTGtgagtagttaattttgttaGCATATAAATTTCcaactaattttatttttactgtaTGTAACTAAGATACAAATTATGCATGGTTGTAGTTGGATCGAGCAAAAGCATTATTTAAGCAATCATCTGGGTCGGCTTGGAGGTTGGATCATATTTGGCAGTTACTTAAGGATCAGGAAAAGTTTAGGCCATCCAACGCTGTTTTACCTAATTTCGTACCAAACCATAGGAATATCGATTCCTCACAGTCAGACTATTCTCCCAACACAGAATCACCAACAACAGATTCTCCAGGTCTATCCGGATTTGCTATAAATCTGGATGAAGATAGCCCATCAGGGGGTTTAAAGCGTCCAATTGGCATAAAAAAGGCCAAAGGGAAGAAAAAAAGCTAATGAAGAACACTTGAAGGACCTTTCCATAATAGTGGTTGTGATGGAGAATGCTGAGGTCCAACGAAAAGAGCTCATTGATattgagagacaaaaaaatgatataatggCTGAGAAGGAAGATAATAAAATACTACTGTTGAACCCCATGTCTGTTGATGAATCAGTCCGTCCATACTTtgtcaaacaacaacaaaacatttataaaaaaagATTAGCAAAGGGGGATAGTGTATGTTTCTGATTGCACTACGtgtgtttatttttattgtttgacAAATTTTTCGAAAAAACTTCACTACCTGGACCCAACCTTTCGGACTACTAGTGTATTTTCCTTATTGCAATGCAtgtgtttatttttattgttgtttgtgatttttttatttgctGGTGATatgttttttaataatttatttttttctgtcTAAAAAAAATAGCatgttttttaaattaaattaagttaacAATAAATGTTTGTAATAAATTgtgtttttaataaaatatttgtactaaaatatgttttgttttttatcattattttgttcattattttcatttagtgtttttttataaatattaaaataacaattaatttatgaaaaaaatataaaaaaacttCAAATAAAGTTTATCGTAATTAAATAAATGAAACACTAAACtaattacaaaaattttaaaaaataaatgcaacaaaataataaacaatggaGGATCACTGTATCACTCtccaaaataattttgaaaaatgctTTTAAAAGAAAGTTCCATGCTACCCTAAAAGCATTACTCTTAAAGTGGCGTGGCAAAGTATGATTTGTTAAAATCAATGAACCTATTTTAATCAATCGAGAATTGTCACGCCATCCCAAGGATCATGCCCTTGGGATAGCATAGACTTTTCCGCTTGTAGGGGAGGGTTGTTGGAGAGCCAACTCTCCTTTATAATGAAGGATTAATGGAGGAATCCTCCATCATAGAGGAGAAAACTTGTTAAGCTCCTTGCCTTCGAGTCAGAGATTCTTTACAAATCCTCACAATTCAATCATATTATAGTAAAGCATAACACAATGATTCTTCAatgttaaaaacaaaaaattttaaaaaattaataaattctaTCTTGACAAATGTATGATAGCAATATAGATGCACCAGTgacaaatataaaaattatcttaatttagAATAAGACCTGGTGAGAAATAATTTGTTTAGCCATTTCAACCATAAACGTTCGAAATTAAATCACATTAATAATCTCAAAACAACCCATATGATATGCTCCTTACGAACAAAGCCAAACACTATATAAATGTAGCTGAGTATACGAAAACAAATAAAGAATTAGACACTAGTTTTTTCTTTGaactatttattaaaaaaaaaagggctTGAAATCTAAAATAAATCTAAGAAAAATTATAgtgaaaaaactaaaaataaataaaattaaatcataagtGGAGTGGGATTGAAATCCTCCGTCGTGTGAACAAACcacaaaagaaatcaaaaatTCCGAAACCAAATAAAAAAAGGTGAGAGATTATGGAAGAAATAGGCATGTCAGGACGATGATTATTGAAGAATTTCAATTGGAAGATTTGAAAAACAACTGCCCATCGTCCCAAATTTGAATCTCGCAGAGAACACTTTCGATCAGTGTGCATTCAGATTCGCACAACGCCGATACACACAATCTCTGCTTTCCAATATCAATCTCAaatcaaaataagaaaatagGGAAAAAGATAGAAAGAAAATATCAAATCAGATCTCAaatgaaagaaaagagaaaCTCTGCATCGATCCGTGCTGTGcagctaatatatatatataggtggcTGTTGATGAACAAACAGATTAGGGTTTTGAAGAGCGGCTATTACCCAAACTACCCTTTCGGCGCTTCTTTGTTCGAGAAGTGATGAATACCAATGTTTtcataacttttaaatttttaaaaatttaaaatatatatataaataaaataaaatatgtatttatcatagtttaaaaactaaataataatataaatatatttaaaatattaattatagttatagaatatttaaaattaattaatttaaaaaaaaatattctaatattattaaaataatatttttaataa
Proteins encoded:
- the LOC140877544 gene encoding glutathione S-transferase T3-like — its product is MTSSKRGVAFSIEEDELLVTAYLDVSQNPIIGLNQSRNTLWSRVAATCNEQLTGNSTEPRTTKALQCRWFNINKIVLNFSSCVSQVEHSRPSGASEKDILDRAKALFKQSSGSAWRLDHIWQLLKDQEKFRPSNAVLPNFVPNHRNIDSSQSDYSPNTESPTTDSPGLSGFAINLDEDSPSGGLKRPIGIKKAKGKKKS